One Rhizobium sp. NRK18 genomic window carries:
- the rpsU gene encoding 30S ribosomal protein S21, translating to MQVLVRDNNVDQALRVLKKKMQREGVFREMKQRSAFEKPSEKRAREKAEAVRRHRKLARKKMQREGLIPGPKKVARAR from the coding sequence TTGCAGGTTCTTGTCAGGGACAACAACGTCGATCAGGCACTCCGCGTGTTGAAGAAGAAGATGCAGCGCGAAGGCGTGTTTCGGGAAATGAAGCAGCGCAGTGCGTTCGAAAAGCCGTCCGAGAAGAGAGCCCGCGAAAAGGCGGAAGCCGTTCGTCGTCACCGCAAGCTGGCGCGTAAGAAGATGCAGCGCGAAGGCCTCATTCCCGGCCCGAAGAAGGTCGCGCGCGCTCGCTGA
- a CDS encoding cold-shock protein — MTSGTVKWFNSTKGFGFIQPDDGSTDVFVHISAVERAGIRSLAEGQKVEFEVVRDRKSGKNAADNLKVA, encoded by the coding sequence ATGACTTCAGGCACAGTAAAGTGGTTCAACAGCACCAAGGGTTTTGGTTTCATTCAGCCGGACGACGGATCGACGGACGTTTTCGTTCACATCTCCGCCGTCGAGCGTGCGGGCATCCGTTCGCTGGCCGAAGGCCAGAAGGTCGAATTCGAAGTCGTTCGTGACCGCAAGTCGGGCAAGAACGCGGCTGACAACCTCAAGGTCGCCTGA
- a CDS encoding cold-shock protein codes for MMKSAKGFAAGDVVILHSGLVKTSTDLRTCTIVSVLPSADRGERQYRVQFDNENFERRVTESDIETLKEAAVREVSVAAAGSGNSWLKPLRSKTGRSLSR; via the coding sequence ATGATGAAGAGCGCAAAGGGCTTTGCCGCTGGCGATGTCGTCATATTGCATTCCGGCCTGGTCAAGACATCGACCGACCTCAGGACATGCACAATTGTCAGCGTCTTGCCGTCTGCCGATCGCGGCGAGCGGCAGTACCGCGTGCAGTTCGACAATGAAAACTTCGAACGGCGCGTGACGGAATCCGACATCGAGACGCTGAAGGAGGCTGCGGTCAGAGAGGTCAGCGTCGCTGCTGCAGGCAGCGGCAACTCGTGGCTGAAGCCGCTTCGGTCGAAAACCGGCAGATCTCTGTCGCGTTGA